From a single Hymenobacter sp. YIM 151500-1 genomic region:
- a CDS encoding Glu/Leu/Phe/Val family dehydrogenase, translating into MSTANEQVKGKDFYESVLQFYDHAASFSKLDPGILAQIRVCNSIYKVNFPVEVDGHVQVFEGIRVQHSHHKLPSKGGIRYSVYVDEEEVMALATLMTFKCALVDVPFGGAKGGVKINPRTTPEHVLERVTRRYASELIKKNLIGPGMDVPAPDYGTGSREMAWIADTYMTFKYGDTNALGCVTGKPVGQGGIRGRTEATGLGVFYGLRELLLDEPMLRKMGLSSGIAGKRIIVQGLGNVGYYAAHFCQQAGALITGIAEREGGIYQETGLDVEAVFRHRQQTGSILGFAGAQDVPNSLDLLEQECDVLLPAALENQIHEGNAAAIKAKIIAEGANGPTTQAAEKILLERGVVILPDLYLNAGGVTVSYFEWLKNLSNVRFGRMGKRAEESAMRRLVETIERTTGKTLTPEERQLIVHGADEIDLVRSGLEDTMITAYHSIRKVMDDVEGITDLRTAAFYSAIEKIGVSYQALGIFP; encoded by the coding sequence ATGAGCACCGCCAATGAACAGGTAAAGGGCAAGGATTTCTACGAAAGCGTACTGCAGTTCTACGACCACGCGGCCAGCTTTTCTAAGCTGGACCCCGGCATTCTGGCGCAGATTCGGGTCTGCAACAGTATTTACAAAGTGAACTTCCCGGTGGAAGTTGACGGGCATGTGCAGGTGTTCGAGGGCATTCGGGTGCAGCACAGCCACCATAAGCTGCCCAGCAAGGGCGGTATCCGCTACAGCGTGTACGTGGATGAGGAAGAGGTTATGGCCCTGGCTACGCTCATGACATTCAAGTGCGCCCTCGTGGACGTACCATTTGGCGGGGCCAAAGGCGGCGTTAAAATCAACCCCCGTACTACACCGGAGCACGTGCTGGAGCGCGTAACGCGGCGCTACGCCAGTGAGCTAATCAAGAAAAACCTCATCGGCCCCGGCATGGATGTGCCCGCCCCCGACTACGGCACCGGCAGCCGCGAAATGGCCTGGATTGCCGACACCTATATGACCTTCAAGTACGGCGACACCAACGCCCTGGGCTGCGTGACGGGCAAGCCAGTGGGCCAGGGCGGCATCCGGGGCCGCACCGAAGCCACGGGCTTGGGCGTGTTCTACGGCCTGCGCGAATTGCTGCTCGACGAGCCCATGCTCCGGAAAATGGGGCTGAGCAGCGGCATTGCCGGCAAGCGCATCATTGTGCAGGGGTTGGGCAACGTGGGCTACTACGCGGCCCACTTCTGCCAGCAGGCCGGCGCCCTGATTACCGGCATTGCCGAGCGGGAAGGCGGTATTTATCAGGAAACCGGCTTGGATGTGGAAGCCGTGTTCCGGCACCGCCAGCAAACGGGCTCCATCCTGGGTTTTGCTGGCGCCCAGGACGTGCCAAACTCCCTCGACCTGCTGGAGCAGGAGTGCGACGTGCTGCTGCCGGCGGCCCTGGAAAACCAGATTCACGAAGGCAACGCGGCTGCCATCAAAGCCAAAATCATTGCTGAAGGCGCCAACGGCCCCACCACCCAAGCCGCCGAAAAGATTCTGCTGGAGCGTGGCGTGGTCATCTTGCCCGACCTCTACCTGAATGCTGGCGGCGTAACGGTATCCTATTTTGAGTGGCTGAAAAACCTGTCGAACGTGCGGTTTGGGCGCATGGGCAAGCGGGCCGAGGAAAGTGCCATGCGCCGCCTGGTCGAAACCATTGAGCGCACCACCGGCAAAACCCTCACCCCGGAAGAGCGCCAGCTTATCGTGCACGGCGCCGACGAAATTGACCTGGTGCGCTCCGGCCTCGAAGACACCATGATTACCGCCTACCATTCCATCCGCAAGGTGATGGACGACGTGGAAGGCATCACCGATCTG